One stretch of Candidatus Hydrogenedentota bacterium DNA includes these proteins:
- the kdsB gene encoding 3-deoxy-manno-octulosonate cytidylyltransferase, producing the protein MTVPKVAAIIPSRYGSTRLPGKALKPIGAKPMIQRVYERAKLAKHLASLTVATDDERIARVVEAFGGRYVMTSPDHPSGTDRLAEAVLDIDADIVVNVQGDQPFLDPLMIDEAVQPLLDEPELQMSTLMHPIAREEDLNDPAVVKVVTNRKGDALYFSRSLIPYPRQNVDHNVFEHVGLYVYRKDFLLKLSLLPPTLLERIESLEQLRVLEHGYVIRVIQTKVHDNAFSGFSVDTEDDLLRAETMLRERGLE; encoded by the coding sequence ATGACCGTACCCAAAGTGGCGGCGATAATTCCATCACGCTACGGATCAACGCGCCTGCCAGGAAAAGCGCTCAAGCCCATCGGCGCTAAACCGATGATTCAGCGTGTGTACGAGCGCGCGAAGTTGGCGAAACATCTCGCCTCATTGACCGTTGCGACCGACGACGAGCGCATCGCGCGCGTGGTCGAAGCGTTCGGAGGGCGTTACGTCATGACGTCGCCGGATCACCCCAGCGGCACTGACCGCCTCGCGGAGGCGGTGCTCGACATCGACGCCGATATCGTCGTAAACGTACAGGGCGATCAGCCCTTCCTCGATCCCCTGATGATTGACGAAGCCGTGCAGCCCCTGCTCGATGAGCCGGAACTACAGATGTCCACGCTCATGCACCCAATCGCGCGGGAAGAAGACCTGAACGATCCCGCGGTGGTAAAAGTCGTTACCAACCGCAAGGGCGACGCGCTGTACTTCTCGCGCTCGCTCATTCCGTACCCGCGGCAAAACGTCGATCACAACGTCTTCGAACACGTCGGTCTCTACGTCTATCGTAAAGACTTCCTGCTCAAACTCTCCCTGCTCCCCCCCACACTGCTTGAACGAATCGAATCGCTCGAACAACTGCGCGTGCTGGAACACGGCTACGTGATCAGGGTCATCCAGACAAAGGTCCACGACAATGCCTTCAGCGGGTTCAGCGTGGATACGGAGGACGACCTCTTGCGCGCCGAAACCATGCTGCGCGAACGGGGTCTCGAATGA
- a CDS encoding exo-alpha-sialidase yields MSAVRFASLVALLVFTIVSGPALAQDMYQKTKPDIVIYDGSYPGWPWITAGASGTLYCVWREGTVHDYSAEGRIMLAQSSDKGRTWTEAKVIIDEPNVDDRNVAIVELPNGELLVTYNTYTEARESLAMMSRSSDGGKTWAKAESIGVPNSRTRAAAVVLSNGDLLLPLYTAPGNGAIAALSYNNGRNWESIAIPNADGFLGDEWTALEVEPKRIIGISRNNVPQSDGFFWLAESKDRGKTWSAPVKTNVQSERHPSPAQLCMHNSTPTLVFSDRRMVSVAAVKSSDPGFAAWDVGQRFKAYQYKPDAAPIPDGSYPCSVQVTSKIRLIVDYEIGESGGKITGYYCTFPENW; encoded by the coding sequence ATGAGTGCAGTTCGTTTCGCGTCGTTAGTGGCGCTCCTGGTCTTCACAATTGTGAGCGGTCCTGCCTTGGCACAGGATATGTATCAGAAAACGAAGCCCGATATTGTCATTTATGATGGGAGCTATCCGGGGTGGCCATGGATTACGGCTGGGGCCAGCGGCACGCTGTACTGCGTGTGGCGCGAGGGAACGGTTCACGACTACTCCGCCGAAGGGCGGATCATGCTGGCACAAAGCTCAGACAAGGGCCGCACGTGGACGGAGGCGAAGGTCATCATCGATGAGCCGAACGTTGACGATCGCAATGTCGCGATTGTCGAGCTTCCCAATGGCGAGTTGCTGGTGACGTACAACACGTACACCGAAGCGAGAGAGTCGTTGGCGATGATGTCCAGGTCGAGCGACGGCGGCAAGACATGGGCGAAGGCGGAGTCGATTGGAGTTCCAAACTCGCGCACGCGCGCGGCGGCAGTCGTCCTTTCGAACGGCGATTTGTTGCTGCCGCTTTACACTGCGCCGGGTAACGGCGCGATCGCGGCGCTATCGTACAACAACGGCAGGAACTGGGAATCGATCGCGATTCCAAATGCGGACGGCTTCCTGGGCGACGAATGGACGGCACTCGAGGTCGAGCCGAAACGAATCATCGGAATTTCTCGAAATAACGTTCCGCAGTCCGACGGCTTTTTCTGGTTGGCGGAGAGCAAGGACCGGGGAAAAACCTGGTCCGCGCCGGTGAAAACGAATGTGCAGAGCGAGCGCCACCCGTCGCCGGCGCAGCTTTGCATGCACAATTCGACGCCGACGCTCGTATTCAGCGACCGGCGTATGGTCTCGGTAGCGGCCGTGAAGTCGAGCGATCCCGGGTTCGCGGCCTGGGATGTTGGGCAACGGTTCAAGGCGTACCAGTACAAACCCGATGCCGCCCCAATTCCGGACGGAAGCTATCCGTGTTCGGTACAGGTGACCAGCAAGATTCGTCTAATTGTCGACTACGAGATAGGGGAATCCGGCGGGAAGATTACGGGGTATTACTGCACCTTTCCGGAGAATTGGTGA